From Corvus cornix cornix isolate S_Up_H32 chromosome 1A, ASM73873v5, whole genome shotgun sequence, a single genomic window includes:
- the KCTD17 gene encoding BTB/POZ domain-containing protein KCTD17 isoform X2 yields the protein MRMEGREEMQGAVGLRCTWDIPPPAGTQAKWVRLNVGGTVFLTTRQTLCREQKSFLCRLCQGEELQSDRDETGAYLIDRDPTYFGPILNFLRHGKLVLDKDMAEEGILEEAEFYNIGPLIRIIKDRMEEKDYTVTQVPPKHVYRVLQCQEEELTQMVSTMSDGWRFEQLVNIGSSYNYGNEDQTEFLCVVSKELYNSPNGLSSEPSHKAKSTEEDLEEEEQEVEEEAEAEAEAEAEEKDCPSIRDCAKLSSCGPSLLLPSVSIPALSSTSHIASLASLQHSSLCSLCSPGLRVVSAQGPVSLCSSLFLLCSCYKPEI from the exons atgaggatggagggcagggaggagatgcAGGGCGCCGTGGGGCTACGCTGCACCTGGGACATCCCGCCACCCGCTGGCACCCAGGCCAAGTGGGTGAGGCTCAATGTGGGGGGCACCGTCTTCCTCACCACCAGGCAGACCCTGTGTCGGGAGCAGAAATCTTTCCTGTGTCGCTTGTGCCAGGGCGAGGAGCTGCAGTCGGACCGG GATGAAACTGGTGCATACCTAATAGATCGGGACCCCACTTACTTTGGACCCATTCTGAATTTCCTCCGTCATGGGAAGCTGGTCCTGGATAAAGATATGGCTGAAGAGG GGATCCTTGAAGAAGCTGAGTTCTACAACATCGGTCCTTTGATCCGAATAATCAAGGATCGAATGGAGGAGAAGGACTACACAGTAACACAG GTGCCTCCTAAGCATGTCTACCgtgtgctgcagtgccaggaagAGGAGCTCACTCAGATGGTTTCCACTATGTCAGATGGATGGCGCTTTGAGCAG CTTGTGAACATTGGCTCATCCTATAATTATGGGAATGAGGATCAGACAGAATTCCTGTGCGTGGTCTCCAAGGAGTTGTACAACTCCCCCAATGGCCTGAGCTCTGAGCCCAGCCACAAAGCCAAG agcacagaggaggacctggaggaggaagagcaggaggtggaggaggaggcagaggcagaggcagaagcagaagcagaggagaaag actGTCCATCTATTCGGGATTGTGCTAAACTCTCTTCCTGCGGaccctccctcctgctcccttccGTGTCCATCCCAGCACTGTCATCTACCTCCCACATTGCCTCACTTGCCAGCCTCCAGcattcttccctctgctctctttgttccccagggctcagagTGGTCTCTGCC
- the KCTD17 gene encoding BTB/POZ domain-containing protein KCTD17 isoform X1, protein MRMEGREEMQGAVGLRCTWDIPPPAGTQAKWVRLNVGGTVFLTTRQTLCREQKSFLCRLCQGEELQSDRDETGAYLIDRDPTYFGPILNFLRHGKLVLDKDMAEEGILEEAEFYNIGPLIRIIKDRMEEKDYTVTQVPPKHVYRVLQCQEEELTQMVSTMSDGWRFEQLVNIGSSYNYGNEDQTEFLCVVSKELYNSPNGLSSEPSHKAKSTEEDLEEEEQEVEEEAEAEAEAEAEEKDCPSIRDCAKLSSCGPSLLLPSVSIPALSSTSHIASLASLQHSSLCSLCSPGLRVVSAQGPVSLCSSLFLLCRYVTCLHSQLLPA, encoded by the exons atgaggatggagggcagggaggagatgcAGGGCGCCGTGGGGCTACGCTGCACCTGGGACATCCCGCCACCCGCTGGCACCCAGGCCAAGTGGGTGAGGCTCAATGTGGGGGGCACCGTCTTCCTCACCACCAGGCAGACCCTGTGTCGGGAGCAGAAATCTTTCCTGTGTCGCTTGTGCCAGGGCGAGGAGCTGCAGTCGGACCGG GATGAAACTGGTGCATACCTAATAGATCGGGACCCCACTTACTTTGGACCCATTCTGAATTTCCTCCGTCATGGGAAGCTGGTCCTGGATAAAGATATGGCTGAAGAGG GGATCCTTGAAGAAGCTGAGTTCTACAACATCGGTCCTTTGATCCGAATAATCAAGGATCGAATGGAGGAGAAGGACTACACAGTAACACAG GTGCCTCCTAAGCATGTCTACCgtgtgctgcagtgccaggaagAGGAGCTCACTCAGATGGTTTCCACTATGTCAGATGGATGGCGCTTTGAGCAG CTTGTGAACATTGGCTCATCCTATAATTATGGGAATGAGGATCAGACAGAATTCCTGTGCGTGGTCTCCAAGGAGTTGTACAACTCCCCCAATGGCCTGAGCTCTGAGCCCAGCCACAAAGCCAAG agcacagaggaggacctggaggaggaagagcaggaggtggaggaggaggcagaggcagaggcagaagcagaagcagaggagaaag actGTCCATCTATTCGGGATTGTGCTAAACTCTCTTCCTGCGGaccctccctcctgctcccttccGTGTCCATCCCAGCACTGTCATCTACCTCCCACATTGCCTCACTTGCCAGCCTCCAGcattcttccctctgctctctttgttccccagggctcagagTGGTCTCTGCC
- the MPST gene encoding 3-mercaptopyruvate sulfurtransferase isoform X2: MSQQLLYRALVSAKWLSEAIKSQQAGLALRIVDASWYLPKMKRDPKREFEERHIPGAVFFDIDQCSDRTSPYDHMLPKASDFAEYVGKLGVGNDSHVVVYDGSDQGLFSAPRVWWMFRVFGHEAVSLLDGGLKNWQREGNALSSGKTQVAPSEFHASLDKSLVKTYEDVLDNLDSHRFQLVDARAAGRFRGVEPEPRDGIEPGHVPGSTSIPFTDFLTESGLEKTPEQIRTLFQEKKVDLLKPVVATCGSGVTACHVALGAYLCGKPDVAVYDGAWVEWYMRAQPENIISEGKGKTV; encoded by the exons ATGTCGCAACAACTCCTCTACCGAGCTCTGGTGTCTGCAAAATGGCTTTCAGAAGCCATCAAGTCCCAGCAAGCTGGCCTGGCCTTGAGAATCGTGGATGCATCCTGGTACTTGCCGAAGATGAAGCGTGATCCGAAGCGGGAGTTTGAGGAGCGCCACATCCCTGGTGCAGTTTTCTTTGACATTGACCAGTGCAGTGACCGAACCTCGCCTTACGATCACATGCTGCCCAAGGCTAGTGACTTTGCTGAGTATGTGGGGAAGCTGGGTGTGGGGAATGATTCCCACGTTGTGGTGTATGATGGCAGCGATCAAGGTCTCTTCTCAGCACCCCGGGTATGGTGGATGTTCCGGGTCTTTGGACATGAAGCTGTCTCCCTTCTGGATGGTGGCCTGAAGAACTGGCAGCGAGAGGGGAATGCACTGAGCTCTGGGAAAACCCAGGTAGCTCCATCTGAGTTCCATGCCTCCTTGGACAAGTCCCTGGTGAAAACTTATGAGGATGTCTTAGATAACTTGGATTCCCATCGCTTCCAACTGGTGGATGCCCGCGCTGCAGGACGGTTCCGGGGAGTAGAGCCAGAACCCCGAGATG GAATTGAGCCTGGTCATGTCCCTGGGTCGACGAGCATCCCCTTCACTGATTTCCTCACAGAGTCTGGGTTAGAGAAGACCCCTGAGCAGATCCGTACTCTGTTCCAGGAGAAGAAGGTGGACCTCTTAAAGCCAGTTGTAGCCACGTGTGGCTCTGGGGTCACTGCCTGCCATGTGGCTCTGGGGGCCTACCTCTGTGGCAAGCCAGATGTCGCAGTGTACGACGGGGCCTGGGTGGAGTGGTACATGCGGGCACAgcctgaaaatattatttctgagggaaaggggaaaacagtGTAA
- the KCTD17 gene encoding BTB/POZ domain-containing protein KCTD17 isoform X4, which yields MRMEGREEMQGAVGLRCTWDIPPPAGTQAKWVRLNVGGTVFLTTRQTLCREQKSFLCRLCQGEELQSDRDETGAYLIDRDPTYFGPILNFLRHGKLVLDKDMAEEGILEEAEFYNIGPLIRIIKDRMEEKDYTVTQVPPKHVYRVLQCQEEELTQMVSTMSDGWRFEQLVNIGSSYNYGNEDQTEFLCVVSKELYNSPNGLSSEPSHKAKTVHLFGIVLNSLPADPPSCSLPCPSQHCHLPPTLPHLPASSILPSALFVPQGSEWSLPRALSLSAPHFSSSAAVTSQRSEDMI from the exons atgaggatggagggcagggaggagatgcAGGGCGCCGTGGGGCTACGCTGCACCTGGGACATCCCGCCACCCGCTGGCACCCAGGCCAAGTGGGTGAGGCTCAATGTGGGGGGCACCGTCTTCCTCACCACCAGGCAGACCCTGTGTCGGGAGCAGAAATCTTTCCTGTGTCGCTTGTGCCAGGGCGAGGAGCTGCAGTCGGACCGG GATGAAACTGGTGCATACCTAATAGATCGGGACCCCACTTACTTTGGACCCATTCTGAATTTCCTCCGTCATGGGAAGCTGGTCCTGGATAAAGATATGGCTGAAGAGG GGATCCTTGAAGAAGCTGAGTTCTACAACATCGGTCCTTTGATCCGAATAATCAAGGATCGAATGGAGGAGAAGGACTACACAGTAACACAG GTGCCTCCTAAGCATGTCTACCgtgtgctgcagtgccaggaagAGGAGCTCACTCAGATGGTTTCCACTATGTCAGATGGATGGCGCTTTGAGCAG CTTGTGAACATTGGCTCATCCTATAATTATGGGAATGAGGATCAGACAGAATTCCTGTGCGTGGTCTCCAAGGAGTTGTACAACTCCCCCAATGGCCTGAGCTCTGAGCCCAGCCACAAAGCCAAG actGTCCATCTATTCGGGATTGTGCTAAACTCTCTTCCTGCGGaccctccctcctgctcccttccGTGTCCATCCCAGCACTGTCATCTACCTCCCACATTGCCTCACTTGCCAGCCTCCAGcattcttccctctgctctctttgttccccagggctcagagTGGTCTCTGCC
- the KCTD17 gene encoding BTB/POZ domain-containing protein KCTD17 isoform X6, translating to MRMEGREEMQGAVGLRCTWDIPPPAGTQAKWVRLNVGGTVFLTTRQTLCREQKSFLCRLCQGEELQSDRDETGAYLIDRDPTYFGPILNFLRHGKLVLDKDMAEEGILEEAEFYNIGPLIRIIKDRMEEKDYTVTQVPPKHVYRVLQCQEEELTQMVSTMSDGWRFEQLVNIGSSYNYGNEDQTEFLCVVSKELYNSPNGLSSEPSHKAKSTEEDLEEEEQEVEEEAEAEAEAEAEEKGAANP from the exons atgaggatggagggcagggaggagatgcAGGGCGCCGTGGGGCTACGCTGCACCTGGGACATCCCGCCACCCGCTGGCACCCAGGCCAAGTGGGTGAGGCTCAATGTGGGGGGCACCGTCTTCCTCACCACCAGGCAGACCCTGTGTCGGGAGCAGAAATCTTTCCTGTGTCGCTTGTGCCAGGGCGAGGAGCTGCAGTCGGACCGG GATGAAACTGGTGCATACCTAATAGATCGGGACCCCACTTACTTTGGACCCATTCTGAATTTCCTCCGTCATGGGAAGCTGGTCCTGGATAAAGATATGGCTGAAGAGG GGATCCTTGAAGAAGCTGAGTTCTACAACATCGGTCCTTTGATCCGAATAATCAAGGATCGAATGGAGGAGAAGGACTACACAGTAACACAG GTGCCTCCTAAGCATGTCTACCgtgtgctgcagtgccaggaagAGGAGCTCACTCAGATGGTTTCCACTATGTCAGATGGATGGCGCTTTGAGCAG CTTGTGAACATTGGCTCATCCTATAATTATGGGAATGAGGATCAGACAGAATTCCTGTGCGTGGTCTCCAAGGAGTTGTACAACTCCCCCAATGGCCTGAGCTCTGAGCCCAGCCACAAAGCCAAG agcacagaggaggacctggaggaggaagagcaggaggtggaggaggaggcagaggcagaggcagaagcagaagcagaggagaaaggtgCAGCAAATCCCTga
- the MPST gene encoding 3-mercaptopyruvate sulfurtransferase isoform X1, translating into MALGSERATADPLSQVDSGRIQKLANLSQDSGAMSQQLLYRALVSAKWLSEAIKSQQAGLALRIVDASWYLPKMKRDPKREFEERHIPGAVFFDIDQCSDRTSPYDHMLPKASDFAEYVGKLGVGNDSHVVVYDGSDQGLFSAPRVWWMFRVFGHEAVSLLDGGLKNWQREGNALSSGKTQVAPSEFHASLDKSLVKTYEDVLDNLDSHRFQLVDARAAGRFRGVEPEPRDGIEPGHVPGSTSIPFTDFLTESGLEKTPEQIRTLFQEKKVDLLKPVVATCGSGVTACHVALGAYLCGKPDVAVYDGAWVEWYMRAQPENIISEGKGKTV; encoded by the exons ATGGCACTGGGATCTGAACGTGCAACTGCGGATCCCTTAAG TCAGGTGGACTCAGGCAGAATCCAGAAATTGGCTAATCTCAGCCAGGACTCGGGAGCGATGTCGCAACAACTCCTCTACCGAGCTCTGGTGTCTGCAAAATGGCTTTCAGAAGCCATCAAGTCCCAGCAAGCTGGCCTGGCCTTGAGAATCGTGGATGCATCCTGGTACTTGCCGAAGATGAAGCGTGATCCGAAGCGGGAGTTTGAGGAGCGCCACATCCCTGGTGCAGTTTTCTTTGACATTGACCAGTGCAGTGACCGAACCTCGCCTTACGATCACATGCTGCCCAAGGCTAGTGACTTTGCTGAGTATGTGGGGAAGCTGGGTGTGGGGAATGATTCCCACGTTGTGGTGTATGATGGCAGCGATCAAGGTCTCTTCTCAGCACCCCGGGTATGGTGGATGTTCCGGGTCTTTGGACATGAAGCTGTCTCCCTTCTGGATGGTGGCCTGAAGAACTGGCAGCGAGAGGGGAATGCACTGAGCTCTGGGAAAACCCAGGTAGCTCCATCTGAGTTCCATGCCTCCTTGGACAAGTCCCTGGTGAAAACTTATGAGGATGTCTTAGATAACTTGGATTCCCATCGCTTCCAACTGGTGGATGCCCGCGCTGCAGGACGGTTCCGGGGAGTAGAGCCAGAACCCCGAGATG GAATTGAGCCTGGTCATGTCCCTGGGTCGACGAGCATCCCCTTCACTGATTTCCTCACAGAGTCTGGGTTAGAGAAGACCCCTGAGCAGATCCGTACTCTGTTCCAGGAGAAGAAGGTGGACCTCTTAAAGCCAGTTGTAGCCACGTGTGGCTCTGGGGTCACTGCCTGCCATGTGGCTCTGGGGGCCTACCTCTGTGGCAAGCCAGATGTCGCAGTGTACGACGGGGCCTGGGTGGAGTGGTACATGCGGGCACAgcctgaaaatattatttctgagggaaaggggaaaacagtGTAA